The proteins below are encoded in one region of Streptomyces sp. NBC_00490:
- a CDS encoding sensor histidine kinase: MGSSNESREARVRLPQLRLDELLEELQARLDAARGTRDRVHSLLEAVLSVGRELDLEQALRSIVEAAAVLVEAEYAALGVIGPGGDLLSEFLTVGIDEDQIARIGRYPEGHGILGELIRRPEPLRLAKISDHPASYGFPAHHPPMNSFLGVPIRVRDQVFGNLYLTEKRGGAQFDEDDESVLATLAVAAGVAIDNARLYEESRLRERWLQANAEITHSLMSGSERGEVLALIAERARENTGAALAVVAVPMEGTDSLTVELAIGQEAEIHRGLVLPVGDSLIGRAFSAVSSVTSADVSRDEKDSAGPPRFTGLGPAVAVPIGTGDGVRGVVLLVREAGQTVFSEEETEPLQGFAAQAAVAMELAERRSDAERIAVLQDRDRIARDLHDLAIQRLFATGMTLQSAGRFIEHPQAAERVLRAVDDLDETIKIIRSTIFGLRERDDGTEPGLRARVVRLAGETAPVLGFPPSLRMEGLLDTHVPKEIAEHVVAVLSEALTNIARHARADRAEVVLETDGREVRLTVTDNGVGIPPDGRRSGLSNMAERAQQLGGEMKLGAPAGGGTMLVWRVPVLEG; encoded by the coding sequence GTGGGAAGCTCCAACGAGTCCCGAGAGGCCCGCGTACGGCTGCCGCAGCTGAGGCTGGATGAGCTGCTGGAGGAGCTGCAGGCCCGTTTGGACGCGGCGCGTGGTACGCGGGACCGGGTGCACAGCCTGTTGGAGGCGGTGCTCTCGGTCGGGCGGGAGCTGGACCTGGAACAGGCGCTGCGCAGCATCGTGGAGGCCGCGGCGGTACTGGTCGAGGCCGAGTACGCCGCTCTGGGAGTGATCGGGCCGGGCGGCGACTTGCTGTCGGAGTTCCTCACGGTCGGGATCGATGAGGACCAGATCGCCCGGATCGGCCGCTACCCCGAGGGGCACGGCATCCTCGGGGAGCTGATCCGCCGCCCCGAGCCCCTGCGGCTCGCGAAAATCTCCGATCACCCCGCTTCGTACGGCTTCCCGGCCCACCATCCGCCGATGAACTCCTTCCTTGGCGTCCCGATCCGGGTGCGCGATCAGGTCTTCGGCAACCTGTACCTGACCGAGAAGCGCGGTGGGGCCCAGTTCGACGAGGACGACGAGTCGGTACTGGCGACTCTCGCCGTAGCGGCCGGTGTGGCGATCGACAATGCCCGGCTGTACGAGGAGTCCCGGCTGCGTGAGCGCTGGCTGCAGGCGAACGCCGAGATCACCCACAGCCTGATGTCCGGCAGCGAGCGCGGAGAGGTCCTCGCGTTGATCGCCGAGCGGGCCAGAGAGAACACCGGGGCGGCACTCGCCGTGGTCGCGGTGCCCATGGAGGGCACCGACTCGCTGACCGTGGAGCTGGCCATCGGGCAGGAGGCGGAGATCCATCGCGGACTGGTGCTGCCCGTCGGCGACAGCCTGATCGGCCGGGCCTTCTCCGCGGTCTCCTCCGTCACCAGCGCGGATGTCTCGCGGGATGAAAAGGACTCGGCCGGGCCGCCGCGGTTCACCGGGCTCGGGCCGGCCGTGGCCGTCCCCATCGGGACCGGCGACGGGGTGCGGGGCGTGGTCCTGCTGGTTCGTGAGGCGGGGCAGACGGTGTTCTCCGAGGAGGAGACCGAGCCGCTGCAGGGCTTCGCCGCCCAGGCCGCGGTGGCGATGGAGCTGGCGGAACGCCGCAGCGACGCCGAGCGGATCGCGGTGCTGCAGGACCGCGACCGTATCGCCCGGGACCTGCACGACCTCGCGATCCAGCGGTTGTTCGCCACCGGCATGACCCTGCAGAGTGCGGGCCGCTTCATCGAGCACCCGCAGGCCGCGGAGCGGGTCCTGCGGGCCGTGGACGACCTGGACGAGACAATCAAGATCATCAGGTCGACGATCTTCGGTCTCCGCGAACGGGACGACGGCACCGAGCCCGGCCTGCGGGCACGGGTCGTGCGTCTGGCAGGCGAGACCGCGCCGGTGCTGGGCTTCCCGCCCAGCCTCCGGATGGAAGGCCTGCTGGACACCCACGTGCCCAAGGAGATCGCCGAGCATGTGGTGGCGGTCCTTTCCGAGGCGCTGACCAACATCGCGCGACACGCTCGCGCCGACCGTGCCGAAGTGGTCCTGGAGACCGACGGCCGCGAGGTACGGCTGACGGTGACCGACAACGGCGTGGGCATACCGCCGGACGGTCGCCGCAGTGGACTGAGCAACATGGCTGAGCGGGCACAACAGCTGGGCGGGGAAATGAAGCTGGGCGCGCCGGCCGGTGGGGGCACCATGCTGGTGTGGCGGGTACCCGTGCTGGAGGGGTAA
- a CDS encoding carbamate kinase: MRIVIALGGNALLHRGERPDADVQETNIDRVTTAIAGLALEHEIVITHGNGPQIGLLAMESAADPALSAPYPLDLLGAQTQGMIGSLLVRAIYDALPGRPIAALVTHTRVRADDPAFGTPTKFVGQVYPRKIAESLARTHGWHIAEDGTGWRRVVPSPSPERILETETIHGLLGSGVLVICAGGGGVPVTADQDTGALTGVEAVVDKDLTAALLAEDLKADFLLILTDVPCVYAGYGTHDPQPVLDATPDELRRGDYAVGSMGPKAEAAARFVERTGALAAIGALDAAYEIVHGRSGTLVRPDLAVG; this comes from the coding sequence ATGCGTATCGTCATCGCCCTCGGGGGCAATGCCCTGCTGCACCGGGGCGAACGCCCTGACGCGGACGTGCAGGAGACGAACATCGACAGGGTGACCACCGCGATCGCCGGTCTCGCCCTCGAACACGAGATTGTCATCACCCACGGCAACGGACCCCAGATCGGCCTGCTCGCTATGGAGAGTGCCGCAGATCCGGCGCTCAGTGCTCCGTACCCGCTGGACCTTCTCGGCGCCCAGACACAGGGGATGATCGGCTCGCTGCTGGTCCGCGCGATATACGACGCCTTGCCGGGGCGTCCGATCGCCGCGCTGGTCACGCACACTCGTGTACGGGCCGACGATCCGGCCTTCGGCACACCCACGAAGTTCGTCGGCCAGGTGTACCCCCGCAAGATCGCCGAGTCCCTCGCTCGCACACATGGTTGGCACATCGCCGAGGACGGCACGGGATGGCGCCGCGTGGTCCCCTCACCATCGCCCGAACGGATCCTGGAGACCGAGACCATCCACGGACTACTGGGCAGCGGTGTCCTGGTCATCTGCGCCGGCGGTGGAGGTGTACCGGTCACCGCCGACCAGGACACCGGTGCACTGACCGGCGTCGAGGCGGTCGTCGACAAGGACCTCACGGCGGCTCTGCTCGCCGAGGACCTCAAGGCCGACTTTCTGCTCATCCTCACCGATGTCCCGTGCGTCTACGCCGGCTACGGCACCCACGACCCGCAGCCCGTCCTCGACGCGACCCCCGACGAGCTGCGCCGCGGAGACTACGCAGTCGGGTCCATGGGTCCCAAGGCGGAGGCAGCCGCCAGGTTCGTCGAGCGCACCGGAGCGCTCGCGGCCATCGGCGCCCTGGACGCGGCGTACGAGATCGTTCACGGGAGATCGGGCACTCTTGTACGCCCTGACCTGGCCGTCGGCTGA
- a CDS encoding Rv1733c family protein — MAQTRRKKAKRVWFWRWRSNPLRRRSDSAEAWIVLATWTLALLGSLTVGQMAMQAVQDSIASRRAQAHAVSAALTENAAKTATATEFGTSGDAVWAKVRWTSADGSTHTGTARAEPGSKAGTPATVWTDSTGKQVTEPSTAAEAMLESTFVGVLFGASTGAGALLCGWLVRGRLERRRIAEWDAEWKQVGPQWRKRMLG; from the coding sequence ATGGCACAGACGCGGCGTAAGAAGGCGAAGCGAGTGTGGTTTTGGCGGTGGCGGAGCAATCCACTTCGGCGCCGCAGCGACTCCGCGGAGGCGTGGATCGTACTCGCCACCTGGACTCTGGCCCTGCTGGGCAGCCTGACCGTCGGCCAGATGGCGATGCAGGCCGTGCAGGACAGCATCGCCTCACGGCGCGCCCAGGCGCACGCAGTGTCGGCCGCCCTGACCGAGAACGCGGCGAAGACCGCGACCGCGACGGAGTTCGGAACCAGCGGTGACGCGGTGTGGGCGAAGGTGCGATGGACGTCCGCCGACGGGTCTACGCACACGGGCACGGCGCGGGCCGAGCCCGGCAGCAAGGCGGGCACACCGGCCACCGTTTGGACCGACAGCACCGGCAAGCAGGTCACCGAGCCCTCCACAGCGGCCGAGGCGATGCTGGAATCGACGTTCGTGGGTGTGTTGTTCGGGGCGAGCACCGGTGCCGGAGCACTGCTGTGCGGATGGCTGGTCCGGGGGCGTCTGGAGCGGCGGCGCATCGCGGAGTGGGACGCGGAGTGGAAGCAGGTCGGTCCCCAGTGGCGGAAGAGGATGCTCGGCTGA
- a CDS encoding pyridoxamine 5'-phosphate oxidase family protein: MYPNDGFRELERQECLRRMAKAPVGRIVHTRHALPAVLPVNFGLDSDGAVLLCTSAASELVHAIDGTVVAFEVDEVDASTHSGWSVVVTGEATVVTDPAEHARLTRTGPRSWAPWPDVVFVRVEPELVTGRELVAGHTVRGVDLPT, encoded by the coding sequence ATGTACCCGAACGACGGTTTCCGTGAACTCGAGCGGCAGGAGTGCCTGCGCCGGATGGCGAAGGCGCCCGTCGGTCGTATCGTCCACACACGTCATGCGCTGCCCGCGGTGCTGCCGGTCAACTTCGGTCTGGACAGCGATGGAGCAGTGCTGCTGTGCACCTCGGCGGCTTCAGAACTCGTGCACGCGATCGACGGCACGGTGGTTGCCTTCGAGGTCGACGAGGTAGATGCGTCGACGCACTCCGGCTGGAGCGTAGTCGTCACGGGGGAGGCGACGGTGGTGACCGACCCCGCCGAACACGCGCGGCTGACCCGGACCGGCCCGCGCTCGTGGGCGCCTTGGCCGGATGTGGTCTTCGTCCGTGTCGAACCCGAGCTGGTCACCGGGCGTGAGCTCGTTGCGGGCCACACCGTGCGCGGTGTGGATCTGCCCACCTGA
- the ppdK gene encoding pyruvate, phosphate dikinase, giving the protein MVRYVYDFHEGGRAMADLLGGKGANLAEMTRLGLPVPPGFIVTTEACRAFLVTGAEPDGMSEAVSRHLSALEAGAGRLLGQPDDPLLVSVRSGARFSMPGMMETVLDIGLTDESVLGLAKASGSERFAWDSYRRLVQMFGSTVMGVDAGLFERAMEMLKEIRGVSDDIHLETSDLAELVDVYKNLIHDETGQDFPQSPAEQLRRAILAVFQSWNGERARLYRRREHIADDLGTAVTVQRMVFGNLGADSGSGVAFTRDPATGRTGLYGDYLANAQGEDVVAGIRNTVPLTELEGLDPKSYGQLREHMLTLERHYRDLCDIEFTIERGTLWMLQTRVGKRTAEAAFAIAAELIDEGLISADEALRRVSGEELARLMFPRFDTSATGDALAHGLPASPGAAVGAAVFDSAEAVRRAAAGEKVVLVRQETTPDDLPGMVAAQAVLTSRGGKTSHAAVVARGMGKVCVCGAEELTVDTHARRFTTRGGTVVEEGAVISVDGSAGAVYPGAAPLVDSVVMRYLETGLRDERSEQAVAPVARALEQADGARRLEVRANADTPEDAARARRFGAQGIGLCRTEHMFLGARRKLVEEMILADTDVARDRALDALLPLQRQDFVGILEAMDGLPVTIRLLDPPLHEFLPDHTDLAVRIATTEAHGDLPDPHDTALLDAVNRMHEENPMLGLRGVRLGLVIPGLVAMQVRAIAEAVVERKRAGGSPEAEIMVPLVGAVEELRIEREVVERVLAEVSRESGISVQCPVGTMIELPRAALTAGRIAKEAEFFSFGTNDLTQTTWGFSRDDVEAAFFSAYLDKGIFATSPFETIDRDGVGRLVEIAVSEGRAARPGLKIGVCGEHGGDPESVHFFHSAGLDYVSCSPFRIPIARLEAGRAALTGTEASDSR; this is encoded by the coding sequence ATGGTCCGTTACGTGTACGACTTCCACGAGGGCGGCCGTGCCATGGCCGACCTGCTCGGCGGTAAGGGCGCGAACCTGGCCGAGATGACCCGGCTGGGCCTGCCGGTGCCGCCCGGTTTCATCGTCACCACGGAGGCCTGCCGGGCTTTCCTGGTCACCGGCGCCGAACCGGACGGCATGTCGGAGGCCGTCTCCCGGCACCTGTCGGCCCTGGAGGCCGGCGCCGGACGGTTGCTGGGGCAGCCGGACGACCCGCTGCTGGTGTCCGTCCGCTCCGGAGCACGCTTTTCCATGCCGGGAATGATGGAAACGGTCCTGGACATCGGCCTGACCGACGAATCCGTCCTCGGTCTGGCCAAGGCCTCCGGAAGCGAACGATTCGCCTGGGACTCCTACCGCCGCCTCGTGCAGATGTTCGGCAGCACGGTCATGGGTGTCGACGCCGGGCTCTTCGAGAGGGCCATGGAGATGCTGAAGGAGATCCGAGGCGTCTCCGACGACATACACCTGGAGACGAGCGATCTCGCCGAACTCGTGGACGTGTACAAGAACCTGATCCACGACGAGACCGGCCAGGACTTCCCCCAGTCCCCCGCCGAGCAGCTGCGCCGGGCCATCCTCGCCGTCTTCCAGTCCTGGAACGGTGAACGGGCCCGCCTCTACCGGCGGCGCGAGCACATAGCCGATGATCTGGGCACCGCGGTCACCGTGCAGCGCATGGTGTTCGGCAACCTCGGCGCCGACTCGGGCAGCGGCGTCGCCTTCACCCGCGACCCCGCAACGGGCCGCACCGGCTTGTACGGCGACTACCTGGCGAACGCGCAGGGCGAGGACGTCGTCGCCGGCATCCGCAACACCGTGCCTCTGACCGAGTTGGAGGGGCTGGACCCGAAGTCGTACGGGCAACTGCGCGAGCACATGCTGACGCTGGAGCGGCACTACCGGGACCTGTGCGACATCGAGTTCACCATCGAGCGCGGCACGCTGTGGATGCTGCAGACCAGGGTCGGCAAGCGCACCGCCGAGGCCGCGTTCGCCATCGCGGCCGAGCTGATCGACGAGGGGCTCATCAGCGCGGACGAAGCCCTCAGGCGGGTGAGCGGGGAGGAACTGGCCCGGCTGATGTTCCCGCGCTTCGACACCTCCGCGACCGGCGACGCGCTCGCCCACGGCCTGCCGGCCTCACCAGGTGCCGCGGTCGGTGCCGCGGTCTTCGACTCCGCGGAAGCCGTACGGCGTGCCGCGGCCGGTGAGAAGGTCGTCCTCGTACGCCAGGAGACCACCCCCGACGATCTGCCCGGTATGGTCGCCGCCCAGGCGGTGCTGACCAGCCGGGGTGGCAAGACCAGTCATGCCGCCGTCGTGGCCCGTGGCATGGGCAAGGTCTGCGTCTGCGGCGCCGAGGAACTCACCGTCGACACCCATGCCCGCCGCTTCACCACCCGCGGGGGCACCGTGGTGGAGGAAGGCGCGGTCATCTCGGTGGACGGCTCGGCCGGTGCCGTGTACCCGGGCGCGGCCCCGCTCGTCGACTCCGTCGTCATGCGGTACCTGGAGACCGGTCTGCGCGACGAACGGTCGGAACAGGCCGTCGCTCCTGTGGCCCGCGCCCTGGAACAGGCCGACGGCGCACGGCGGCTGGAAGTACGGGCCAACGCCGACACTCCCGAGGACGCCGCAAGGGCCCGCCGGTTCGGCGCCCAGGGCATCGGACTGTGCCGCACCGAGCACATGTTCCTCGGCGCGCGCCGCAAGCTGGTCGAGGAGATGATCCTGGCCGACACCGACGTCGCCCGTGACCGTGCGCTGGACGCGCTGCTGCCTCTGCAACGGCAGGACTTCGTCGGCATCCTGGAGGCGATGGACGGCCTTCCGGTCACCATCCGCCTTCTGGACCCGCCCTTGCACGAGTTCCTGCCCGACCACACCGACCTCGCCGTCCGCATCGCCACCACCGAGGCCCACGGCGACCTGCCCGACCCGCACGACACAGCCTTGCTGGACGCGGTGAACCGCATGCACGAAGAAAACCCGATGCTGGGCCTGCGCGGTGTCCGGCTCGGCCTGGTGATACCTGGCCTGGTCGCCATGCAGGTGCGCGCGATCGCCGAGGCGGTCGTGGAACGCAAGCGGGCCGGGGGCTCCCCCGAGGCGGAGATCATGGTTCCGCTGGTCGGTGCCGTCGAGGAGCTGCGGATCGAGCGTGAAGTGGTGGAACGGGTGCTGGCCGAGGTCTCCCGGGAGTCCGGCATCTCCGTACAGTGCCCCGTCGGCACCATGATCGAGCTGCCACGGGCCGCGCTCACCGCGGGCCGGATCGCCAAAGAAGCCGAGTTCTTCTCCTTCGGCACCAACGACCTCACCCAGACCACGTGGGGCTTCTCCCGAGACGACGTCGAGGCGGCGTTCTTCTCCGCCTACCTCGACAAGGGCATCTTCGCCACCTCGCCGTTCGAGACCATCGACCGCGACGGCGTGGGCCGACTGGTCGAGATCGCCGTCAGCGAAGGCCGTGCCGCACGGCCCGGCCTGAAGATCGGCGTCTGCGGCGAACATGGCGGCGACCCCGAGTCCGTCCACTTCTTCCACTCCGCCGGACTGGACTACGTCTCCTGCTCACCGTTCCGCATTCCGATCGCCCGCCTGGAGGCCGGCCGGGCAGCGCTGACGGGGACGGAGGCCAGCGACAGCAGGTGA
- a CDS encoding universal stress protein, producing MSRNVTVGLDGSSESRAAAEWAAREAKLRGLPLRLVHVWAPVPEPMAQAPLLGAETQQHWSERIPRETADGLRLRHSGAHIEVEQISGRPMDALPEVSKDAELLVLGSRGLSGLGGFLVGSVGMAVIAHTETPVVLVRAGEQASDEHEPGPAGTPSAATPYRPVVLGLDAAHSDDTVITFAFEEASRRGTALKVVHGWNLPPYFAYGLPADPELNAERGRQEAAALAAVLRPWRQKYPDVEVVEASHSGSPANQVIDASREASLVVVGRRIRRSPLGAHIGSVTHAVLHHATAPVAVVAHG from the coding sequence ATGTCCCGCAACGTCACCGTGGGCCTCGACGGCTCGTCCGAGAGCCGCGCAGCCGCCGAGTGGGCGGCCCGCGAGGCGAAGCTGCGCGGCCTGCCGCTGCGACTGGTGCACGTCTGGGCACCCGTCCCCGAGCCCATGGCCCAGGCCCCGCTCCTGGGCGCGGAGACGCAACAGCACTGGAGCGAACGGATTCCGCGTGAGACGGCCGATGGGCTTCGCCTGCGCCATTCCGGCGCGCACATCGAGGTGGAGCAGATTTCCGGCAGGCCGATGGACGCGCTGCCGGAGGTGTCGAAGGACGCCGAGCTGCTGGTCCTCGGCTCGCGCGGGCTGAGCGGCCTCGGGGGATTCCTTGTGGGGTCCGTGGGCATGGCGGTGATCGCCCACACGGAGACCCCCGTTGTCCTGGTGCGGGCCGGGGAACAGGCTTCCGACGAGCACGAGCCGGGCCCGGCGGGCACCCCGTCCGCCGCCACCCCCTACCGGCCGGTGGTGCTCGGCCTCGACGCCGCCCACTCCGACGACACCGTGATCACCTTCGCCTTCGAGGAGGCCTCCCGCCGCGGCACCGCGCTGAAGGTCGTGCACGGCTGGAACCTTCCTCCCTACTTCGCCTACGGACTGCCCGCCGACCCCGAGCTCAACGCCGAACGGGGCCGGCAGGAGGCCGCCGCGCTGGCCGCGGTACTTCGCCCGTGGCGGCAGAAGTACCCGGACGTCGAGGTCGTCGAGGCGTCGCACTCCGGCAGTCCCGCCAACCAGGTCATCGACGCCTCCCGCGAGGCATCGCTGGTCGTCGTCGGTCGCCGTATCCGTCGCAGCCCCCTCGGGGCCCATATCGGTTCCGTCACACACGCGGTGCTGCACCACGCCACCGCTCCTGTCGCCGTCGTCGCGCACGGCTGA
- a CDS encoding cyclic nucleotide-binding domain-containing protein, producing the protein MNAPAAADMLQPLPAEHRRRLMRFAREVSFPQGTRLFEEGGPADRFWVIRTGSVDLDLRVPGRPAAVIETLGHDELIGWSWLFAPHAWHLGTAATIPVRAYEFDAATIRSICRDDPALGASVTHWVGGVLAHRLQTTRTRLLDLYAPYGSGSLL; encoded by the coding sequence GTGAACGCTCCCGCCGCGGCCGACATGCTGCAGCCGCTGCCGGCCGAGCACCGCCGACGTCTGATGCGCTTCGCCCGTGAGGTGTCGTTCCCGCAGGGCACCCGCCTCTTCGAGGAGGGAGGCCCCGCCGACCGGTTCTGGGTCATCCGTACCGGCAGCGTCGACCTCGACTTGCGCGTCCCCGGCCGCCCTGCGGCCGTCATCGAGACGCTCGGGCACGACGAACTCATCGGCTGGTCCTGGCTGTTCGCCCCGCACGCCTGGCACCTGGGTACCGCGGCCACGATCCCGGTCCGCGCCTACGAATTCGACGCCGCCACGATCCGCTCGATATGCCGGGACGACCCCGCACTCGGCGCGAGCGTCACGCATTGGGTGGGCGGCGTCCTCGCCCACCGCTTGCAGACGACCCGCACTCGACTGCTGGACCTGTACGCCCCGTACGGCAGCGGCAGCCTCCTGTGA
- a CDS encoding Acg family FMN-binding oxidoreductase: protein MHNTTLDAVNPETCVWAAVAAPSIHNTQPWSFRLDPLSATFQVRAAPERGLRHADPAGRALHLSVGAALLNLRVAIAHAGWSPVRRLLPSPEDPGLLAIVRLAGAVARRPTEHRADLYEAIWRRRSSRLPFSGRPLSPCLRNELGEAARAEGARLWFPGPVETGRLLRLTAEAERRNRVDADRADESNRWVHQDLQPRPDVGLPRAVLGLQDAREHLPLRDFTAQRHSERLLARPFEAAPVIAVLITEHDRRADWLRAGQALQHVWLLATAHCVCASLLHQGLEWPDLRSSLSPTPGRTGHVQMLIRLGYGPEGVESPRRVPSMVLDGVPAER from the coding sequence GTGCACAACACAACCCTGGATGCCGTGAATCCGGAGACCTGCGTGTGGGCCGCTGTCGCCGCGCCCTCGATCCACAACACCCAGCCATGGTCCTTCCGCCTGGATCCCCTGTCGGCCACGTTCCAGGTGCGCGCCGCCCCGGAACGCGGCCTGCGCCACGCGGACCCGGCAGGTCGCGCTCTGCACCTCTCGGTGGGAGCGGCCCTCCTGAATCTCCGGGTCGCGATCGCGCACGCCGGATGGTCGCCGGTGAGGCGTCTGTTGCCCTCCCCGGAGGATCCAGGTCTGCTCGCAATCGTCCGCTTGGCAGGGGCCGTTGCCCGGCGCCCCACGGAGCACCGGGCCGATCTGTATGAAGCGATCTGGCGCAGGCGCAGCAGCCGCCTCCCGTTCTCAGGGCGGCCGTTGTCACCGTGTCTACGGAACGAACTCGGTGAAGCGGCCCGCGCGGAGGGCGCTCGGCTCTGGTTCCCCGGCCCCGTCGAGACGGGGCGGCTGCTCCGCCTGACCGCTGAGGCCGAGCGCCGCAACCGCGTCGATGCCGACCGCGCCGACGAGAGCAACCGCTGGGTGCACCAAGACCTGCAACCAAGGCCCGACGTGGGCCTGCCGCGGGCGGTACTCGGCCTCCAGGACGCTCGCGAACACCTTCCCTTGCGGGACTTCACCGCGCAACGGCACTCCGAGCGGCTGCTCGCCCGACCGTTTGAGGCGGCACCCGTCATCGCTGTGCTCATCACCGAGCACGACCGCCGCGCCGACTGGCTGCGGGCTGGGCAGGCTCTCCAGCACGTGTGGCTCCTCGCCACAGCGCATTGTGTGTGCGCCTCGCTGCTGCACCAGGGGCTGGAGTGGCCGGACCTGCGGAGTTCACTGAGCCCGACGCCCGGTCGGACCGGACATGTTCAGATGCTCATCCGTCTCGGATACGGGCCCGAAGGCGTCGAGAGTCCGCGACGCGTCCCGAGCATGGTGCTCGATGGCGTGCCGGCTGAGCGCTGA
- a CDS encoding response regulator transcription factor: MTVSEQTAPDGPIQVFLLDDHEVVRRGVRDLLNDEPDITVVGEAGNVEQALVRVPALRPQVAVLDVRLPDGDGVTVCRELRSRMPELACLMLTSFDDEEALLDSIMAGASGYVLKQIRGSDLVSAVRTVARGQSLLDPSATTKLMARLRQGEQVKEEPDALPGLTDREREILALIGEGLTNRQIGQRLYLAEKTVKNHISRLLAKLGVERRIQAAVIATQAQDRLNQEGHGR, translated from the coding sequence ATGACGGTCAGCGAGCAGACCGCCCCGGACGGCCCGATCCAGGTCTTCCTGCTGGATGACCACGAGGTGGTACGCCGCGGCGTTCGCGACCTCCTGAACGACGAGCCGGACATCACCGTGGTCGGCGAGGCCGGCAACGTCGAGCAAGCCCTGGTGCGTGTTCCCGCCCTGCGCCCGCAGGTGGCCGTGCTGGACGTCCGGCTGCCCGACGGTGACGGTGTGACCGTATGCCGTGAGCTGCGCTCGCGGATGCCGGAGCTGGCCTGCCTGATGCTGACCTCGTTCGACGACGAGGAGGCACTCCTCGACTCGATCATGGCGGGGGCATCCGGCTATGTGCTGAAGCAGATTCGGGGCTCGGACCTGGTGTCGGCCGTGCGCACGGTTGCCCGAGGGCAGTCACTTCTCGACCCCAGCGCCACCACCAAGCTGATGGCCCGGCTCCGCCAGGGCGAGCAGGTGAAGGAGGAACCGGACGCCCTGCCAGGTCTGACCGACCGGGAGCGGGAGATCCTGGCCCTGATCGGTGAGGGACTCACCAACCGCCAGATCGGCCAGCGCCTCTACCTCGCGGAGAAGACGGTGAAGAACCACATCTCCCGCCTGCTGGCGAAACTCGGTGTGGAGCGACGCATCCAGGCCGCCGTCATCGCCACGCAGGCCCAGGACAGGCTAAATCAGGAGGGCCACGGCCGCTGA
- a CDS encoding CBS domain-containing protein: MHATPHIVSDVMTHTVAAIGPDASFKEIVRVMQDWKVSALPVLAGEGRVVGIVSEADLLPKEELRDSDSDRYTQLRRLPDLAKAGAMTAGELMTSPALTARANATLAQAARTMAQAKVKRLPVVDDVGILQGIVSRADLLKVFLREDEDIEEEVRREVVSYLLPTPTSSARVAVRDGVVTLSGRVRDTSLIPVAARLIRAVEGVVDVQFDVPGPSRPPEPPPVPASHSEDASSS, from the coding sequence ATGCACGCCACCCCGCACATCGTCAGCGACGTGATGACCCACACCGTCGCCGCCATCGGACCCGACGCCTCCTTCAAGGAGATCGTGCGCGTAATGCAGGACTGGAAGGTCAGCGCTCTTCCCGTCCTGGCGGGCGAGGGCCGGGTCGTCGGGATCGTGTCCGAAGCCGACTTGCTGCCCAAGGAGGAGCTCCGCGACAGCGATTCCGACCGGTACACACAACTGCGGCGCCTGCCCGACCTGGCGAAGGCCGGCGCGATGACCGCCGGTGAGCTCATGACCTCCCCCGCCCTCACCGCCCGCGCGAACGCGACGCTCGCCCAGGCTGCTCGGACCATGGCCCAGGCGAAAGTCAAGCGGCTGCCCGTCGTCGACGACGTGGGCATCCTGCAGGGCATCGTCAGCCGCGCCGATCTGCTGAAGGTGTTCCTCCGCGAGGACGAGGACATCGAGGAGGAAGTCCGCCGGGAGGTGGTGTCGTACCTGCTCCCCACGCCGACGTCATCCGCACGTGTGGCGGTGCGGGACGGGGTGGTGACACTCAGCGGCCGTGTCCGGGACACGTCCCTGATCCCCGTGGCCGCGCGTCTGATCCGCGCCGTGGAGGGGGTCGTTGACGTGCAGTTCGACGTCCCTGGGCCCAGCCGGCCCCCGGAGCCGCCCCCTGTCCCGGCGAGTCACAGCGAGGATGCCTCGTCGTCGTGA